The following are encoded in a window of Saccharothrix longispora genomic DNA:
- the galE gene encoding UDP-glucose 4-epimerase GalE has translation MRLLVTGGAGYVGSVCAARLAESGHEVVVLDDLSTGHADAVPDGVRLVEAGIDEAIGDVLAAGVDGAPFDGVLHFAAKSLVGESMQDPAKYWHGNVVTSVRLLDAMREHGTPRLVFSSTAATYGEPEQVPIPESAPTRPTNTYGATKLAIDHAITSYAAAHGLAAVSLRYFNVAGAYRRFGERHGTETHLIPLVLQVALGQRERIQVYGEDWPTEDGTCVRDYIHVVDLADAHQLALEHAVAGEHRIYNLGMGLGFSVRQVVEACRAVTGHPIPTDVAPRRAGDPAVLVASSEKARTELGWKPERVDLAGIVNDAWEFTRSLQGA, from the coding sequence GTGAGGTTGCTCGTCACGGGCGGTGCCGGGTACGTGGGCAGCGTGTGCGCGGCCAGGTTGGCGGAGTCCGGTCACGAGGTGGTGGTGCTCGACGACCTGTCCACCGGGCACGCGGACGCGGTTCCCGACGGCGTCCGGCTGGTCGAGGCGGGCATCGACGAGGCGATCGGCGACGTGCTCGCCGCCGGCGTCGACGGTGCCCCCTTCGACGGCGTGCTGCACTTCGCGGCCAAGTCGCTCGTCGGGGAGTCCATGCAGGACCCCGCCAAGTACTGGCACGGCAACGTGGTCACCTCGGTGCGGCTGCTGGACGCGATGCGCGAGCACGGCACGCCCCGGCTCGTGTTCTCCTCCACCGCCGCGACCTACGGCGAGCCGGAGCAGGTGCCGATCCCGGAGAGCGCGCCGACCCGGCCCACGAACACCTACGGCGCGACGAAGCTCGCCATCGACCACGCCATCACCTCCTACGCCGCCGCGCACGGCCTGGCCGCCGTCTCGCTGCGCTACTTCAACGTGGCGGGCGCGTACCGGCGGTTCGGGGAGCGGCACGGCACCGAGACCCACCTGATCCCCCTGGTGCTCCAGGTGGCGCTCGGGCAGCGCGAGCGCATCCAGGTGTACGGCGAGGACTGGCCCACCGAGGACGGCACGTGCGTGCGCGACTACATCCACGTGGTGGACCTCGCCGACGCGCACCAACTGGCCCTGGAGCACGCGGTGGCGGGCGAGCACCGGATCTACAACCTCGGCATGGGCCTGGGCTTCTCGGTCAGGCAGGTCGTCGAGGCGTGCCGCGCGGTGACCGGCCACCCGATCCCGACGGACGTGGCGCCCCGGCGCGCGGGCGACCCGGCGGTGCTCGTGGCCTCCAGCGAGAAGGCCCGCACCGAGCTGGGCTGGAAGCCGGAGCGCGTTGACCTGGCCGGCATCGTGAACGACGCGTGGGAGTTCACCCGGTCACTACAGGGGGCGTAA
- a CDS encoding DUF4192 domain-containing protein translates to MTNDLLPTPRIHDPGDLIAAVPHLLGFHPVDSLVLLALEGTSVAVTLRTDLPPPDRVRAVVDRLLAPLARCHRANAVAVVVGGGSGDPPEELPQDQLVDELDDALRAMGVPLVLAVWTAATAAGEPWFDYHDAATRGTVPDPAATTLAATSAAEGFVTFASRAAMAELLTPDPPEVLARRARLLDRRAADPAPPAGAALQARHRDLVRAEVVRAATRKRPLTDEEVADLAHALSNPWVRDAGLAHCTGEHARGAENLWLELTRACPAPERAEPATLLAFSAYLRGLGTLAALALDRAEQAHPGHRLSGLLRAALDTALPPETLRRLADHAADPDPPPRAVPPTAPPSPSAGEAT, encoded by the coding sequence ATGACCAACGACCTGCTGCCCACGCCCCGCATCCACGACCCGGGCGACCTGATCGCCGCCGTGCCGCACCTGCTGGGCTTCCACCCCGTCGACTCGCTGGTGCTGCTGGCCCTGGAGGGCACCTCCGTGGCCGTGACGCTCCGGACCGACCTGCCCCCGCCGGACCGGGTGCGCGCCGTCGTCGACCGGCTGCTGGCGCCCCTGGCGCGCTGCCACCGGGCCAACGCCGTGGCGGTGGTGGTGGGCGGCGGCTCCGGCGACCCGCCCGAGGAGCTGCCGCAGGACCAGTTGGTGGACGAGCTGGACGACGCCCTGCGCGCGATGGGGGTGCCCCTCGTGCTGGCGGTGTGGACCGCCGCCACCGCCGCCGGCGAACCCTGGTTCGACTACCACGACGCGGCCACCCGCGGCACCGTCCCCGACCCGGCGGCCACGACCCTGGCCGCCACCTCGGCGGCCGAGGGCTTCGTGACCTTCGCCAGCCGCGCCGCGATGGCCGAACTGCTGACCCCCGACCCGCCGGAGGTCCTGGCGCGCCGGGCCAGGCTGCTGGACCGCCGTGCCGCCGACCCGGCCCCGCCCGCCGGCGCCGCCCTCCAGGCCCGCCACCGGGACCTGGTGCGGGCGGAGGTGGTGCGGGCCGCGACCAGGAAGCGCCCCCTGACCGACGAGGAAGTGGCCGACCTGGCCCACGCCCTGTCCAACCCGTGGGTGCGCGACGCCGGCCTGGCCCACTGCACCGGAGAACACGCCCGCGGCGCCGAGAACCTGTGGCTGGAGCTGACGCGGGCCTGCCCCGCCCCGGAACGGGCGGAACCGGCGACCCTGCTGGCCTTCTCCGCCTACCTGAGGGGCCTGGGCACCCTGGCCGCCCTGGCCTTGGACCGAGCCGAACAAGCACACCCGGGTCACCGCCTCAGCGGGCTGCTGAGGGCGGCCCTGGACACCGCACTGCCCCCGGAAACCCTGCGCCGACTGGCCGACCACGCCGCCGATCCCGACCCGCCCCCTCGCGCGGTCCCGCCGACCGCACCACCGAGCCCATCCGCCGGGGAGGCGACCTGA
- a CDS encoding acetoin utilization protein AcuC — translation MDADRGRKAAVVWDESFLGYDLGGDHPLNPVRLDLTVRLATSLGVLDGVDLIPAEAAAESEIERVHEPSYLNAVRAAPLAGWDVGHGLGTADNPVFDRMHEASALVVGGSLTAARKIASGEADRAVNIAGGLHHAMRDHAAGFCVYNDCAVAISWLLDQGFERIAYVDTDVHHGDGVQAAFYDDPRVLTVSLHQNPLSLWPGTGRPAELGGPGAEGTSVNLALPPGTGDAAWLRAFEATVPALLRAFRPQLLVTQCGVDTHREDPLADLALTVDGHRAVYRRLRDLAVEVAGGKWLALGGGGYELLRVVPRSWTHLLATVLDRDVEPNAPLPADWVAHASRLAPNRPLPSSMSDGSGTGFTPWGGEVDTPVDVAVRDTRRALFPLHGLDPDDPRD, via the coding sequence ATGGACGCGGACAGGGGCAGGAAAGCCGCAGTCGTCTGGGACGAGTCCTTCCTGGGCTACGACCTCGGCGGCGACCACCCGCTCAACCCCGTGCGGCTGGACCTCACCGTCCGGCTGGCCACCTCGCTCGGCGTGCTGGACGGCGTGGACCTGATCCCGGCCGAGGCCGCCGCCGAGTCCGAGATCGAACGCGTCCACGAGCCGTCCTACCTCAACGCGGTGCGCGCCGCGCCCCTGGCGGGCTGGGACGTGGGGCACGGCCTGGGCACCGCGGACAACCCCGTGTTCGACCGCATGCACGAGGCGTCCGCGCTGGTCGTGGGCGGTTCGCTGACCGCCGCGCGGAAGATCGCCTCGGGCGAGGCGGACCGGGCGGTGAACATCGCGGGCGGCCTGCACCACGCCATGCGCGACCACGCGGCCGGGTTCTGCGTCTACAACGACTGCGCGGTGGCCATCTCGTGGCTGCTCGACCAGGGCTTCGAGCGGATCGCCTACGTCGACACCGACGTGCACCACGGCGACGGCGTGCAGGCCGCGTTCTACGACGACCCGCGCGTGCTCACCGTCTCGCTGCACCAGAACCCGCTGAGCCTGTGGCCCGGCACCGGTCGCCCCGCCGAGCTGGGAGGTCCCGGCGCCGAGGGCACGAGCGTCAACCTGGCCCTGCCACCCGGCACCGGCGACGCGGCGTGGCTGCGGGCGTTCGAGGCGACCGTGCCCGCCCTGCTGAGGGCGTTCCGGCCGCAACTGCTGGTCACCCAGTGCGGTGTGGACACGCACCGCGAGGACCCGCTGGCCGACCTGGCGCTCACCGTCGACGGCCACCGCGCCGTGTACCGGCGGCTGCGGGACCTGGCCGTGGAGGTGGCGGGCGGCAAGTGGCTCGCGCTGGGCGGCGGCGGGTACGAGCTGCTGCGCGTGGTGCCCCGCAGCTGGACGCACCTGCTGGCGACCGTGCTGGACCGGGACGTCGAGCCGAACGCGCCACTGCCCGCGGACTGGGTCGCGCACGCCTCGCGGCTCGCCCCGAACCGGCCGCTGCCGTCGTCGATGTCCGACGGCTCCGGGACCGGCTTCACCCCGTGGGGCGGTGAGGTCGACACCCCCGTGGACGTCGCGGTCCGCGACACGCGGAGGGCGCTGTTCCCGCTGCACGGCCTGGACCCCGACGACCCCAGGGACTGA
- a CDS encoding bifunctional acetate--CoA ligase family protein/GNAT family N-acetyltransferase, producing the protein MDETATAPDPYDYPRHWEADVVLSDGGTVHLRPITPDDAEKLLAFHGRLSERTRYFRYFGPYPRMPRRDLVRFSTVDHADRVAFTALLGDDIVAVGRYDRLGGGGSAEVAFVVEDAHQGRGLGSILLEHLAAAARERGLSRFTAEVLAENGKMVRVFRDAGYKVSRAFEEGVLHLEFDIDPTEESLEVARAREQAAEARSVHNLLHPRSVAVIGASTDRTKIGHAVLANLLTGDFSGPVYPVNAEHRSVRGVRAYPSVLDIPDDVDLAVVAVPAARVDDVMDACLAKGVKALVVVTSGFGETGESGLSAERRLTVEARAHGMRVVGPNALGVLNTDPAVRLNATLAPTLPVAGRTGFFCQSGALGTAILATAAERGLGLSTFVSAGNRADVSGNDLLQYWETDPATDVVLLYLESFGNPRKFARLARRLGRTKPIVAVKSGRHAVTPALAATSVPVDEASVQALFEQAGVIRVESLAQLFDTALLLAHQPLPAGPRVAVVGNSTAIGLLAADTALAQGLELACDPVDVGSQAGPEVFAAAVRDALDNPDADALVVVFVPPLAVPGTAFARALRDVVRDNATKPIASTFLAVEGVPDELAVPGPGGAPGRGSVPSYPSPERAVLALARVTRYARWRSAPQGRFTRPEGTDREAAQALVESLRLDETGEVRVDDDTTVRLLACYGVGVVPFRVVGSADDAVRAAEELGYPVALKSTDDRLRHRTDLLGVRLDLSAEEAVRSAYAMLAEVSDQRDVYVQRMAPKGISCVLGLQDDPSFGTLVSFGLSGLVSDLLGDRAYRAVPLTDADAAALVRAPKAAPLLAGYRGDEPADLPALQDLVLRLAALAEDLPEVRELALEPVLASAAGAYVSSARVTLGPPPSRHDTGPRRLRSPGGVR; encoded by the coding sequence GTGGACGAGACCGCGACCGCTCCGGACCCGTACGACTACCCGCGGCACTGGGAGGCCGACGTCGTGCTCAGCGACGGCGGCACGGTCCACCTGCGCCCGATCACGCCCGACGACGCCGAGAAGCTGCTCGCCTTCCACGGCAGGCTGTCCGAGCGGACCCGCTACTTCCGCTACTTCGGCCCCTACCCGCGCATGCCCAGGCGGGACCTCGTCCGCTTCAGCACCGTGGACCACGCGGACCGCGTCGCGTTCACCGCGCTGCTCGGCGACGACATCGTCGCCGTGGGCCGCTACGACCGGCTCGGCGGCGGAGGTTCGGCCGAGGTGGCGTTCGTCGTCGAGGACGCGCACCAGGGCCGCGGGCTCGGCTCGATCCTGCTGGAGCACCTGGCCGCCGCCGCGCGCGAACGCGGGCTGAGCCGGTTCACCGCCGAGGTGCTGGCCGAGAACGGCAAGATGGTGCGGGTCTTCCGGGACGCGGGCTACAAGGTCAGCCGCGCCTTCGAGGAGGGCGTGCTGCACCTGGAGTTCGACATCGACCCCACCGAGGAGTCGCTGGAGGTGGCCCGCGCCCGCGAGCAGGCCGCCGAGGCGCGCAGCGTGCACAACCTGCTGCACCCCCGGTCGGTCGCGGTGATCGGCGCGTCCACGGACCGGACCAAGATCGGCCACGCGGTGCTGGCGAACCTGCTGACCGGCGACTTCAGCGGCCCGGTGTACCCGGTCAACGCCGAGCACCGGTCCGTGCGGGGCGTGCGCGCCTACCCGTCGGTGCTGGACATCCCCGACGACGTGGACCTGGCCGTGGTCGCCGTGCCCGCCGCGCGGGTCGACGACGTCATGGACGCCTGCCTCGCGAAGGGGGTCAAGGCGCTGGTCGTGGTCACGTCGGGGTTCGGCGAGACGGGGGAGTCCGGGCTGAGCGCCGAGCGCAGGCTCACCGTCGAGGCCCGCGCCCACGGCATGCGCGTCGTCGGCCCGAACGCCCTGGGCGTGCTCAACACCGACCCGGCCGTGCGGCTGAACGCCACGCTCGCCCCCACGCTGCCGGTCGCCGGCCGCACCGGGTTCTTCTGCCAGTCGGGTGCCCTGGGCACCGCGATCCTGGCGACCGCCGCCGAGCGCGGCCTCGGCCTGTCCACGTTCGTCTCGGCGGGCAACCGCGCCGACGTGTCCGGCAACGACCTGCTCCAGTACTGGGAGACCGACCCGGCGACGGACGTGGTGCTGCTGTACCTGGAGTCCTTCGGCAACCCCCGCAAGTTCGCCCGGCTGGCCCGCCGGCTGGGCCGCACCAAGCCGATCGTGGCCGTGAAGTCCGGCCGGCACGCCGTCACGCCGGCCCTCGCCGCGACCTCCGTGCCGGTGGACGAGGCGAGCGTGCAGGCGCTGTTCGAGCAGGCGGGGGTGATCCGGGTGGAGTCGCTGGCCCAGCTGTTCGACACCGCCCTGCTGCTCGCGCACCAGCCGCTGCCCGCCGGGCCCCGGGTGGCCGTGGTCGGCAACTCCACCGCCATCGGGCTGCTCGCCGCCGACACCGCCCTGGCGCAGGGCCTGGAGCTGGCGTGCGACCCGGTGGACGTGGGCTCGCAGGCGGGACCGGAGGTGTTCGCCGCGGCGGTGCGGGACGCCCTGGACAACCCCGACGCGGACGCCCTGGTCGTGGTGTTCGTGCCACCGCTGGCGGTGCCGGGCACGGCGTTCGCCCGCGCGCTGCGCGACGTCGTCCGGGACAACGCGACCAAGCCCATCGCCTCCACCTTCCTCGCCGTGGAGGGCGTGCCGGACGAGCTGGCCGTGCCCGGTCCCGGCGGCGCGCCCGGCCGCGGCTCCGTGCCGTCCTACCCGAGCCCGGAGCGCGCCGTGCTCGCCCTGGCCAGGGTCACCCGGTACGCGCGGTGGCGGTCCGCGCCGCAGGGCCGCTTCACCCGCCCCGAGGGCACCGACCGCGAGGCGGCCCAGGCGCTGGTCGAGTCGCTGCGGCTGGACGAGACCGGCGAGGTCCGGGTGGACGACGACACCACCGTGCGCCTGCTGGCCTGCTACGGCGTGGGGGTCGTGCCGTTCCGCGTGGTCGGCTCGGCCGACGACGCGGTGCGCGCGGCGGAGGAGCTGGGCTACCCGGTGGCGCTCAAGTCGACCGACGACCGGCTGCGGCACCGCACCGACCTGCTCGGCGTGCGGCTGGACCTGTCCGCCGAGGAGGCCGTGCGCAGCGCGTACGCGATGCTCGCCGAGGTCTCCGACCAGCGGGACGTCTACGTGCAGCGGATGGCGCCCAAGGGGATCTCCTGCGTGCTGGGCCTCCAGGACGACCCGTCGTTCGGCACGCTGGTCTCGTTCGGGTTGTCGGGGCTGGTCAGCGACCTGCTGGGGGATCGCGCGTACCGGGCCGTGCCGCTGACCGACGCGGACGCGGCGGCGCTCGTGCGGGCGCCCAAGGCCGCACCGCTGCTGGCGGGCTACCGCGGTGACGAGCCCGCGGACCTGCCCGCGCTGCAGGACCTCGTGCTCCGGCTCGCCGCGCTCGCCGAGGACCTGCCCGAGGTGCGGGAGCTGGCCCTGGAGCCGGTCCTGGCCAGCGCGGCGGGCGCCTACGTCAGCAGCGCGCGCGTCACGCTCGGTCCGCCGCCGTCCCGGCACGACACCGGTCCGCGCCGGTTGCGCTCGCCCGGCGGGGTGCGCTGA
- a CDS encoding metal-dependent transcriptional regulator → MNDLIDTTEMYLRTIYELEEEGVVPLRARIAERLGQSGPTVSQTVGRMERDGLVVVADDRHLELTEQGRNLAVAVMRKHRLAERLLVDVIGLEWEHVHSEACRWEHVMSEAVERKLVKLLGNPTTSPYGNPIPGLDKLGDGEPAPPAEADLVRIDEVARRGGGHVEVRRIAEHVQLDPGLMAELKAAGVVPGGTVEVDSMGGARLVQVRGNGTTAELDPAVAHAVLVQAR, encoded by the coding sequence GTGAACGACCTCATCGACACCACGGAGATGTACCTCCGCACTATCTACGAGCTCGAAGAGGAGGGCGTGGTCCCTCTGCGCGCCCGCATCGCCGAGCGGCTGGGCCAGAGCGGTCCGACGGTGAGCCAGACCGTCGGGCGCATGGAGCGCGACGGCCTCGTGGTCGTCGCCGACGACCGCCACCTCGAACTCACCGAGCAGGGGCGCAACCTGGCCGTCGCGGTCATGCGCAAGCACCGGCTCGCCGAACGCCTCCTCGTCGACGTCATCGGCCTGGAGTGGGAGCACGTGCACAGCGAGGCGTGCCGCTGGGAGCACGTCATGAGCGAGGCGGTCGAGCGCAAGCTGGTCAAGCTGCTCGGCAACCCCACCACCTCGCCGTACGGCAACCCGATCCCCGGTCTGGACAAGTTGGGCGACGGCGAGCCCGCGCCGCCCGCCGAGGCGGACCTGGTGCGCATCGACGAGGTGGCCCGCCGCGGTGGCGGTCACGTCGAGGTGCGCCGCATCGCCGAGCACGTGCAGCTCGACCCGGGCCTGATGGCCGAGCTGAAGGCAGCCGGCGTGGTGCCGGGCGGCACGGTCGAGGTCGACTCGATGGGCGGCGCCCGGCTCGTGCAGGTGCGCGGCAACGGCACGACCGCCGAGCTGGACCCCGCCGTGGCGCACGCCGTGCTGGTGCAGGCCCGGTGA
- a CDS encoding S9 family peptidase, which translates to MTGTITEAGFGDLTSYNGMPRLSSLALSPDGARLVAVVSELSPDGKAWQGALWEVDPAGERPARRLTRGAKGEGAPAFTPDGGLLFVSARPDQEAAPADGKQKDKAALWLLPPTGEARELYRPAGGVAEFAVAREAGTVLLAAGAHPGVGFGEQDEELRKAREDAGVTAILHESYPIRYWDADLGPGFPRLLTTTTPIDVDSPRLDQAADLVDLTPGAAARLDDSPAISPDGRWVVHTERVEVSAAYGSRVRLRLSAADGSSSRVLADREGHSFLQPVFLPDSSGVVAVRTLDSTPDEPWTNTLVRIPLDGDVVDLAADFPEEPEHPVVSPDGAALYFTSSHRGHQPIWKLDLASGEVVKLTASGAYTDVRVSPDGASVYALRSAWDHPPRPVRLSASDVDQAAVALPAPGAVESLPGTVTEIETAVADGRTVRAWLVLPTGASADRPAPLLLWVHGGPVMSWSGWSWRWNPWLMAARGYAVLLPDPALSTGYGYDFVRAGWGSWGAKPYTDLMEITDVAVGRDDIDENRTAAMGGSFGGYMANWIATRTDRFKAIVTHASLWHLDAFTGTTDDSYYWIREMGDPLAQDERVRANSPHLRVADVRTPVLVIHGDKDYRVPISEGQRLYFDLVRHGVPAKFLYFPSENHWIVTPGNSKVWYETIFAFLAEHVLGEEWVRPDLV; encoded by the coding sequence ATGACAGGCACGATCACCGAGGCCGGGTTCGGGGACCTGACCTCGTACAACGGCATGCCGCGGCTGTCCTCGCTGGCGCTGTCCCCGGACGGCGCGAGGCTCGTCGCGGTGGTGTCGGAGCTCTCCCCCGACGGCAAGGCGTGGCAGGGCGCGCTGTGGGAGGTCGACCCGGCCGGCGAACGGCCGGCGCGGCGGCTGACCCGCGGGGCCAAGGGCGAGGGCGCGCCCGCGTTCACGCCCGACGGCGGGCTGCTGTTCGTCTCGGCGCGACCCGACCAGGAGGCCGCGCCGGCGGACGGCAAGCAGAAGGACAAGGCGGCGCTGTGGCTGCTGCCACCGACCGGCGAGGCCCGCGAGCTGTACCGGCCCGCCGGCGGCGTGGCCGAGTTCGCGGTCGCGCGGGAGGCGGGCACCGTGCTGCTGGCGGCGGGCGCGCACCCCGGCGTCGGGTTCGGCGAGCAGGACGAGGAGCTGCGCAAGGCCCGTGAGGACGCCGGCGTGACGGCGATCCTGCACGAGTCCTACCCGATCCGGTACTGGGACGCCGACCTCGGCCCCGGCTTCCCGCGGCTGCTGACCACCACGACCCCGATCGACGTGGACAGCCCGCGCCTCGACCAGGCCGCGGACCTGGTCGACCTGACGCCCGGGGCGGCGGCGCGGTTGGACGACTCGCCCGCGATCAGCCCGGACGGCCGGTGGGTCGTGCACACCGAGCGGGTCGAGGTGAGTGCCGCCTACGGTTCGCGGGTGCGGCTCCGGCTGTCCGCCGCGGACGGCTCGTCGAGCCGCGTGCTGGCCGACCGCGAGGGCCACTCGTTCCTCCAGCCGGTGTTCCTGCCCGACTCGTCGGGTGTGGTCGCGGTGCGCACGCTCGACTCGACGCCCGACGAGCCGTGGACCAACACCCTCGTCCGCATCCCGCTCGACGGGGACGTGGTGGACCTCGCCGCGGACTTCCCGGAGGAGCCGGAACACCCGGTGGTGAGCCCGGACGGTGCGGCGCTGTACTTCACCAGCAGCCACCGCGGCCACCAGCCGATCTGGAAGCTCGACCTGGCCTCCGGCGAGGTCGTGAAGCTGACCGCGTCCGGCGCGTACACCGACGTGCGGGTCAGCCCCGACGGCGCCTCGGTCTACGCGCTGCGCAGCGCCTGGGACCACCCGCCGAGGCCGGTGCGGCTGTCGGCGTCGGACGTGGACCAGGCGGCGGTGGCGCTGCCCGCGCCCGGCGCGGTCGAGTCGCTGCCCGGCACGGTGACCGAGATCGAGACCGCGGTCGCCGACGGGCGGACCGTGCGGGCCTGGCTGGTGCTGCCCACCGGCGCCTCGGCCGACCGTCCCGCACCGCTGCTGCTGTGGGTGCACGGCGGGCCGGTGATGAGCTGGAGCGGGTGGAGTTGGCGCTGGAACCCGTGGCTGATGGCGGCGCGCGGGTACGCCGTGCTGCTGCCGGACCCGGCGCTGTCCACCGGCTACGGGTACGACTTCGTGCGCGCCGGCTGGGGTTCGTGGGGCGCCAAGCCGTACACGGACCTGATGGAGATCACCGATGTCGCCGTGGGGCGCGACGACATCGACGAGAACCGCACGGCCGCCATGGGCGGGTCGTTCGGCGGGTACATGGCGAACTGGATCGCCACCCGGACCGACCGGTTCAAGGCGATCGTGACGCACGCGTCGCTGTGGCACCTGGACGCGTTCACCGGGACCACGGACGACTCGTACTACTGGATTCGCGAGATGGGCGACCCCCTGGCGCAGGACGAGCGGGTGCGCGCGAACTCGCCGCACCTGCGGGTGGCGGACGTCAGGACGCCCGTGCTCGTGATCCACGGCGATAAGGACTACCGGGTCCCGATCAGCGAGGGTCAGCGGTTGTACTTCGACCTCGTGCGGCACGGTGTGCCCGCGAAGTTCCTGTACTTCCCGAGCGAGAACCACTGGATTGTCACGCCGGGCAACTCGAAGGTCTGGTACGAGACGATCTTCGCGTTCCTCGCCGAGCACGTGCTCGGCGAGGAGTGGGTGCGCCCGGACCTCGTCTGA
- the galK gene encoding galactokinase: MTPGPTSGPRAPGRPAPAERASAAFERLHGTAPAGVWSAPGRVNLIGEHTDYNDGFVLPFALPHRTAVAAAARDDGVLRVATLGDDGSAQRAEPVAVADLAPGLVDGWAAYPAGVAWALREQGLTGGSDLVIAGDVPAGAGLSSSHALECAVALALLGLAGRPADDLQQVARWVQRAENDFAGAPTGLLDQTASLCCTEAHVLFLDVRSFTTEQVPFDAAAQGLEVLVVDTRSSHSHTDGGYGARRSGCEEAAGLLGLPALRDLPVAELDGALGRLPGHLRPLVRHVVTENERVLAAVELLRADRLAELGPLLDASHASLRDDYRVSAPELDAAVDAAVDAGALGARMVGGGFGGSAIALVPVERHDGVVAAVLDAFARKGWTTPRTFTAVPSAGAGRDA, encoded by the coding sequence GTGACGCCCGGTCCCACCTCCGGTCCGCGGGCACCGGGTCGCCCGGCGCCCGCGGAGCGCGCGTCCGCGGCGTTCGAGCGGCTGCACGGGACCGCCCCGGCGGGCGTGTGGTCCGCACCCGGCCGGGTGAACCTGATCGGGGAGCACACGGACTACAACGACGGCTTCGTGCTGCCGTTCGCGCTGCCGCACCGGACGGCGGTGGCCGCGGCGGCACGCGACGACGGCGTGCTGCGCGTGGCGACGCTCGGTGACGACGGCAGCGCGCAGCGGGCAGAGCCCGTCGCGGTCGCCGACCTGGCGCCCGGCCTGGTCGACGGCTGGGCGGCATACCCGGCCGGGGTGGCGTGGGCGCTGCGCGAGCAGGGCCTGACGGGCGGGTCGGACCTGGTGATCGCGGGCGACGTGCCGGCGGGCGCCGGCCTGTCCTCCTCGCACGCGCTGGAGTGCGCGGTCGCGCTCGCGCTGCTGGGCCTGGCCGGCCGGCCGGCCGACGACCTGCAACAGGTGGCGCGCTGGGTGCAGCGCGCCGAGAACGACTTCGCGGGCGCCCCCACGGGCCTGCTGGACCAGACCGCGTCGCTGTGCTGCACCGAGGCGCACGTGCTGTTCCTGGACGTGCGCTCGTTCACGACCGAGCAGGTGCCGTTCGACGCCGCCGCGCAGGGCCTGGAAGTGCTGGTGGTGGACACGCGGTCGAGCCACTCGCACACCGACGGCGGCTATGGCGCGCGCCGGTCCGGCTGTGAGGAGGCGGCCGGGCTGCTGGGCCTGCCCGCGCTGCGCGACCTGCCCGTCGCCGAACTGGACGGCGCGCTGGGCCGGCTGCCCGGGCACCTGCGGCCGCTCGTGCGGCACGTGGTCACCGAGAACGAGCGGGTGCTGGCGGCGGTGGAGCTGCTGCGCGCGGACCGGCTCGCCGAGCTGGGTCCGCTGCTGGACGCGTCGCACGCGTCGCTGCGCGACGACTACCGGGTGTCGGCGCCGGAGCTGGACGCGGCGGTGGACGCCGCCGTGGACGCCGGCGCGCTGGGCGCGCGGATGGTCGGCGGCGGGTTCGGCGGCTCGGCCATCGCGCTGGTGCCCGTCGAGCGGCACGACGGGGTCGTGGCCGCGGTGCTCGACGCGTTCGCCCGCAAGGGCTGGACCACCCCCAGGACGTTCACCGCCGTGCCCTCCGCGGGCGCGGGCCGCGACGCCTGA
- a CDS encoding sulfurtransferase: MHPLISTEDLASALDSAHPPVVLDVRWRLGGPPGRQDYEVGHVPGAVHLDLDSELAAPPGAGGRHPLPEPAALQAALRSAGVREGHPVVVYDAADGSVAARAWWLLRWSDHPEVAVLDGGFAAWTAEGRPVTADTPSPEPGDITVRPGAMPTLTADEAAGFARSGALLDARAPERYRGEVEPVDPRAGHIPGALNAPTSGHTSGGRWLGADALAERFAGLGVAGGTPVAAYCGSGVTASSVVLALEVAGVTAADAPAPLYPGSWSEWSNDPTRPAATGDTP; this comes from the coding sequence GTGCATCCACTGATCAGCACCGAAGACCTGGCGTCCGCGCTGGACAGCGCGCACCCCCCGGTCGTGCTCGACGTCCGCTGGCGGTTGGGCGGACCTCCGGGACGTCAAGACTACGAGGTCGGGCACGTTCCCGGCGCGGTCCACCTCGACCTGGACTCCGAGCTGGCCGCGCCGCCCGGCGCCGGCGGGCGCCACCCGCTGCCGGAACCGGCCGCGCTCCAGGCAGCGCTGCGGTCGGCCGGCGTCCGCGAAGGTCACCCGGTCGTGGTGTACGACGCCGCCGACGGGTCGGTCGCCGCGCGCGCCTGGTGGTTGCTGCGCTGGTCGGATCACCCGGAAGTGGCGGTCCTGGACGGCGGGTTCGCGGCGTGGACCGCGGAGGGCCGCCCGGTGACCGCCGACACCCCCTCGCCGGAGCCGGGCGACATCACGGTGCGCCCCGGCGCGATGCCGACCCTGACCGCGGACGAGGCCGCCGGGTTCGCGCGGAGCGGCGCGCTGCTCGACGCCCGCGCGCCCGAGCGGTACCGCGGCGAGGTCGAGCCGGTGGACCCGCGGGCCGGGCACATCCCCGGCGCGCTGAACGCGCCCACCTCGGGCCACACGTCCGGGGGACGCTGGCTCGGCGCGGACGCGCTCGCCGAGCGGTTCGCGGGTCTCGGCGTGGCCGGCGGCACACCGGTGGCGGCCTACTGCGGCTCGGGTGTGACGGCCAGTTCCGTCGTGCTGGCGCTGGAGGTGGCGGGGGTCACCGCGGCGGACGCCCCCGCGCCGCTGTACCCCGGCTCGTGGTCGGAGTGGTCGAACGACCCGACCCGACCCGCCGCGACGGGCGACACTCCCTGA